The Bacteroidota bacterium sequence ACAACGACCGGACAATGGGCGGACATGCGCAGTATTTAGCATTGCCTGAAACGGCAACATTTACCACCATTCCTTCCGGCATGAGCTATGCAGAAGCGGCACCGATTTGCGAAGGAAGTCATTATGCATTGTGCGACATTCGTGCCGCAAAAGTGAAAAGCGGTCAGCGTACACTGGTTTATGGAGCAACCGGAGCCATCGGATCTGCTGCTGTACAATTACTCAAACATTTTGGTGCACATGTAACTGCTGTATGTCACACCAATTATATTGATCTCGTTAAATCACTGGGTGCAGATGAAGTGATTGATTACACCAAAAGTGATTACACCAACACACAAAACAAATACGATTTAGTCTTTGACGCTGTAGGTAAAACTTCGTTTGGAAAATGTAAGCCGGTACTAACTGAAAAAGGAATTTATATTTCTACAGAACTCGGGAAAAATTCAGAAAACATCCGGTTTGCAATCAGTACATCTTTTTTTAAGGGGAAAAGAGTACTGTTTCCCATTCCAACATTTTCTCATGATGATTTAAACTTTTTAAAGACTTTGGTTGAGAAAAAAATCTACAGACCTGTTCTTGACAGAATTTTCAAATTCGAAGAAATGCATGAAGCATATCATTTTGTTGAAACAGGGCAAAAAATCGGGAATGTTGTAATCACAGTGGAATAATCCGGAAATGATAATAACAGACTAAAAAAAAACGAATAGTTATTTTCATAAAAATAAAATATATCTTCGTTTCAACATCATTTATTTGCAATCTCATTTCTTTGATTCAAAAAACAGAACAATAAACTCTCTACTATGAATCCAACCTTAAGAAATATTTTAGCGGTAATTGCAGGAGTTATTGTTGGAAGTATTGTAAACATGGCGATTGTGATGCTAAGCGGATCTGTCATCCCTCCTCCTGCGGGAGCTGACGCGACAACTATTGAAGGTTTGAAAGCATCGATGCATTTGTTTGAACCCAAGCATTTCATTTTTCCTTTCCTTGCTCATGCGATTGGAACACTGGTTGGGGCCTATCTCGCAGCTTTGATGGCCGCAAGCAGCAAAATGAGATTTGCATTGATCATCGGTGCGCTTTTTATGATTGGTGGGATTATCAATGTCACCATGCTTCCTTCTCCTGTCTGGTTTAGTGTGCTGGATATTGCAGGAGCTTATATTCCGATGGCTTACCTCGGCTGGAAATTTGCAGCCCGAAGAAAATAGATCCTTGAAAGAAAAGGATCAGGACTCCTTCATGATAAAAATATTTACAAAATGAAAATTACAACAATCATAGCGTGTTGTGTGTTTCTTGCCTTGAATTCAACAGCACAAACAACAAATCCGAATTACGATTCGACTTTGGCAAAGAACCTTGGTGCCGACGAATTTGGGATGAAAATGTATACCATGGTAATTCTGAAGACAGGGACAAACACAACAGAAAGCAAAGAATCCAAAGACACGTTATTTGCCGGGCATCTGGCGAATATCGGGCGATTGGCTGACTTAAAAAAACTGGTGATTGCGGGACCATTCGGAAAAAACGACAAGAATTTTCGAGGAATATTCATCCTCGATGTAGCGAACGAAGCGGAAGCACTCGCACTTCTTGAATCAGATCCTGCCATCAAAGCAAAATTATTGCAACCGGAATTGTATCCATGGTATGGTTCCGCGGCGATTTCGGAATATCTGAAATCGCATGATAAGATCTGGAAGGCGAAACCCTGATCGGAAGCTGAGAAAAATAAGTTACAGCGCCTCTGCTACTTTTTCCATCATAGTACTTCGGGATCCTTTGACAAGGATAACAGAATTCTTAACCGGATTTTTCTTCACCCAGTTGGCTGCTTCATCAGAGGTCTGGAAATACAAACAATCGATCTGATCTTTGAATGCACCAAAGTTCTTCCCGACAAGGATAAATTTTTCTGCAGGAATCTTTTTGAGCAATTGCATGATGCGTTCATGCTCCGCCCGGCTTTCTTCGCCCAGTTCCGCCATATCACCAATACAAACCAGTTTGTGCGGATCAGGAAGCGCTGCAAAATTTTTCAAAGCCGCTTCCATGCTGGTCGGGTTGGCATTGTAAGCATCCAGAATAATGGTGTTGGTTCCCTTCTTTACGACCTGTGAACGGCTATTGTCCGGAACGTAAGCAGCAATTGCCTCGTCGATAGCTTCAGCGGAAACACCAAAATAATTTCCTATGCAAACAGCCGCGAGGATATTTTCAAAATTATAAGCACCGATAATTTGCGACTGAATTTGACCGGAATGATCACCCTGCTTCCATTTCACTTCCAGCGTAGGTGAATCAGTGACCAATGCGCCGTAGCAATCAAAACCTTCT is a genomic window containing:
- a CDS encoding NAD(P)-dependent alcohol dehydrogenase codes for the protein MKAWVYTRYGPPEVVQLKTVERPLPKDNEVLIRIHATTVNRTDCGFRSAEYFISRFFTGLLKPKNQILGNEFAGEIVAVGTYTNTYKIGDRVFGYNDRTMGGHAQYLALPETATFTTIPSGMSYAEAAPICEGSHYALCDIRAAKVKSGQRTLVYGATGAIGSAAVQLLKHFGAHVTAVCHTNYIDLVKSLGADEVIDYTKSDYTNTQNKYDLVFDAVGKTSFGKCKPVLTEKGIYISTELGKNSENIRFAISTSFFKGKRVLFPIPTFSHDDLNFLKTLVEKKIYRPVLDRIFKFEEMHEAYHFVETGQKIGNVVITVE